From Natranaerovirga hydrolytica, the proteins below share one genomic window:
- a CDS encoding GMC family oxidoreductase N-terminal domain-containing protein, producing the protein MNNNVDVIVIGAGGGGPVIAKELAEKDIKVLLLEAGPWYGNKNWPNPNENKGGVSSTSDDDLSIELLRKQFTDLEEDMNDVITGKFRWGPANRNESPWDINTPQKGFAWQNSGIGGTTLHYFANSPRAYPEAVNGVWPISYDELIPYYEKVEATLPVSPAPSTPKEELFYYGAKKAGWNEIDTLNVREPGYRPQPAAILPPDPRINEPGFNLAENPVGCTLRGHCINGCNVGLTVEGVAKRSTLVSYIPLALKTGNVEIMPNTFVTKVLTQETPNNGLQAVGVRFRNTWTGEVGEAHSKVVIMAAGAIETPRLWLNSMLPKNPWVGKGLINHWFDCLAGIYEEEDLIRVLGVSDIKPYVGQNAAARFDYPGLGVIQIFGVSPGLYSSMLYSTSGKGYHFLSEKHYQTPWDMEGMIVGEQLKEFMRYYPRTLAVLIFTDDEVNINNGVTLDPKIKDENGFIPVVRYYPSKKDKEKRDKLAIIAADIFRKSGAKLVIRSNWPPGIFIHAQCTMRMGYVTDNNCEALQVKRLYIADNSVQFNGLGGPNPTLTTQALATRSAEKIINKYF; encoded by the coding sequence ATGAACAATAATGTAGATGTCATTGTAATCGGTGCAGGTGGAGGCGGTCCAGTCATCGCAAAAGAGTTGGCAGAAAAAGATATAAAAGTACTTCTTTTAGAAGCAGGACCTTGGTATGGTAATAAAAATTGGCCGAATCCAAACGAAAATAAAGGTGGCGTAAGCAGTACAAGTGATGATGATTTAAGCATAGAATTATTACGTAAGCAATTTACAGACTTAGAAGAAGATATGAATGATGTTATAACTGGAAAGTTTCGATGGGGACCCGCCAATAGAAATGAAAGTCCTTGGGATATAAATACACCTCAAAAAGGGTTTGCGTGGCAGAATTCAGGAATAGGGGGTACAACATTACATTATTTCGCAAATTCACCAAGGGCATATCCGGAAGCAGTGAACGGCGTTTGGCCCATATCTTATGACGAACTGATTCCATATTATGAAAAAGTAGAAGCAACCTTACCAGTATCTCCAGCACCCTCAACACCTAAGGAAGAATTGTTTTATTACGGTGCTAAGAAGGCAGGGTGGAATGAAATAGATACTTTAAATGTAAGAGAACCGGGTTATAGACCTCAGCCTGCAGCTATACTACCACCGGATCCCCGTATCAATGAACCGGGTTTTAATTTGGCAGAAAATCCAGTAGGTTGTACCCTTAGAGGACATTGTATAAATGGTTGTAATGTGGGGCTGACAGTGGAAGGTGTGGCAAAAAGATCTACGTTAGTGAGCTACATACCCTTAGCCCTTAAAACAGGAAATGTGGAAATAATGCCAAATACTTTTGTAACAAAAGTTTTAACACAGGAGACACCCAATAATGGCTTACAAGCTGTGGGTGTAAGATTTAGAAATACTTGGACTGGAGAAGTGGGGGAGGCTCACTCTAAAGTTGTTATAATGGCAGCAGGCGCCATAGAAACGCCAAGATTATGGTTGAATTCAATGTTGCCAAAGAATCCTTGGGTAGGTAAAGGCTTAATTAATCATTGGTTTGATTGTTTAGCAGGTATATATGAAGAAGAGGATTTGATAAGGGTGTTGGGCGTATCAGATATTAAGCCTTATGTAGGACAAAATGCAGCAGCTCGGTTTGATTATCCAGGGTTGGGTGTGATTCAAATTTTTGGTGTGAGTCCAGGGCTGTATTCTTCAATGCTATATAGTACCAGTGGCAAAGGGTATCATTTTTTAAGTGAAAAGCATTATCAAACGCCATGGGATATGGAAGGTATGATTGTTGGTGAACAGTTAAAAGAATTTATGAGATATTATCCAAGAACCTTAGCCGTTTTAATTTTTACAGATGATGAAGTTAACATAAACAATGGTGTTACCTTAGATCCAAAAATAAAAGACGAAAATGGTTTTATACCTGTGGTCAGGTATTATCCTAGTAAAAAAGATAAAGAAAAAAGAGATAAACTGGCAATAATTGCTGCAGATATTTTTAGAAAATCCGGTGCAAAATTAGTGATACGATCAAATTGGCCACCTGGGATATTTATTCATGCCCAATGTACCATGCGAATGGGTTATGTAACGGATAATAATTGTGAGGCACTGCAAGTAAAAAGATTATACATAGCCGATAACAGTGTTCAATTTAATGGTTTAGGTGGACCCAACCCCACCTTAACGACCCAAGCCCTAGCAACACGTTCAGCAGAAAAAATAATCAATAAATATTTTTAA
- the eutJ gene encoding ethanolamine utilization protein EutJ, protein MDFKSVDEYIARVEASEHNTFTPVSDVLKVGLDLGTAYVVIVVLDEENHPIACEKAFGKVIKDGVVVDYVGAQRIVQSLKEKLEKRLDRALVQCAISMPPGTESSIKTHIHVAESAGFEVTNILDEPTAANAILQIENGVVVDIGGGTTGLAILEKGKVIQVEDEPTGGTHLTLVLSGNYNIDFDEAEKIKMDYTKHNEIFPVVQAVIEKMASIVSKYIDKNNTEAIYLCGGSSCLTGIEKVFEKEIGLTTIKPSNPFLVTPAGIAMNCKPV, encoded by the coding sequence ATGGATTTTAAAAGTGTAGATGAGTATATTGCACGGGTTGAAGCATCGGAGCACAATACATTTACCCCTGTAAGTGATGTTTTAAAAGTAGGGCTTGATTTGGGAACAGCCTATGTTGTTATTGTGGTATTAGATGAAGAAAATCATCCTATAGCTTGCGAAAAAGCTTTTGGAAAAGTGATAAAAGACGGTGTCGTAGTAGATTATGTAGGTGCTCAACGCATTGTACAATCTTTAAAAGAGAAGTTGGAAAAACGTTTAGATAGAGCCCTTGTTCAATGTGCCATTTCTATGCCGCCGGGAACAGAAAGTAGCATAAAAACCCATATACATGTGGCAGAGAGTGCAGGCTTTGAAGTGACAAATATTTTAGATGAACCAACAGCCGCTAACGCTATATTACAAATTGAAAATGGCGTTGTTGTAGACATTGGTGGAGGTACAACAGGTTTAGCCATTTTAGAAAAAGGAAAAGTGATTCAAGTAGAAGATGAGCCGACGGGAGGTACCCATTTAACTTTGGTCTTATCAGGCAATTATAATATTGATTTTGATGAGGCGGAAAAAATAAAAATGGATTATACAAAGCATAATGAAATATTTCCTGTGGTTCAAGCCGTTATAGAAAAAATGGCTTCTATTGTTAGTAAGTATATTGATAAGAACAATACAGAGGCTATTTATTTGTGTGGCGGTTCCAGTTGCTTGACCGGTATAGAAAAAGTTTTTGAAAAAGAAATAGGGTTAACCACCATAAAACCATCCAATCCTTTTTTAGTGACACCAGCTGGAATTGCAATGAATTGCAAGCCAGTTTAA
- the metK gene encoding methionine adenosyltransferase, protein MNTFLITSEAVTEGHPDKIADQISDGILDAYLQKDSQARVAIETMVSKNTIMIAGEISSNAKVDTVNVAREIVKDIGYEKDCIGFDYESVLIMTNINTQSSDIAQGVNANANKEKSIGAGDQGIMYGFACDETHNYMPITMQLSNELAMRLAAVRKDKILPWLYPDGKTQVTMKYNEKGEPLYITSIIVSAQHDEKIDYDTIYSSIVKEVIYPVIDNKWMVPTTKIHINPTGRFVLGGPAADVGLTGRKIMADTYGGVGKHGGGAFSGKDPTKVDRSAAYMARYVAKNIVAAKLAQRCEVSLAYAIGQSEPEAITVNTFGTHQIQNEWINTIVREVFSFSVSDILEELNLRKPQFIKAAAYGHFGKEDMNFQWEQLDKVECLQEKAKQYINKIFEN, encoded by the coding sequence ATGAATACATTTTTGATAACTTCAGAGGCTGTGACAGAGGGGCATCCAGATAAAATTGCTGATCAAATTTCTGATGGCATACTAGATGCTTATCTACAAAAAGACAGTCAGGCAAGGGTAGCAATAGAAACCATGGTATCAAAAAACACCATAATGATTGCAGGAGAAATCAGTTCAAATGCAAAAGTGGATACCGTGAATGTTGCTCGTGAAATTGTGAAAGATATTGGTTATGAAAAAGATTGTATAGGTTTTGACTATGAAAGTGTTTTAATTATGACCAATATAAATACTCAATCTTCGGATATTGCTCAAGGTGTTAATGCAAATGCCAATAAAGAAAAAAGTATTGGTGCAGGAGATCAAGGCATTATGTATGGTTTTGCATGTGACGAAACCCATAACTATATGCCAATTACAATGCAATTATCCAATGAATTGGCAATGAGATTAGCAGCAGTAAGAAAAGATAAAATCCTGCCTTGGCTTTATCCAGATGGAAAAACACAAGTCACTATGAAGTATAATGAAAAAGGAGAACCGCTGTATATTACAAGCATTATTGTATCGGCACAACATGATGAAAAAATAGATTATGATACGATTTATAGCAGTATTGTTAAAGAAGTCATTTATCCTGTTATAGATAATAAATGGATGGTTCCCACGACTAAGATACATATTAATCCAACGGGAAGGTTTGTATTAGGTGGTCCAGCAGCAGATGTAGGATTAACAGGACGTAAGATTATGGCAGATACTTATGGTGGAGTAGGCAAACATGGTGGCGGGGCGTTCTCGGGGAAAGACCCTACAAAAGTGGATCGTTCAGCAGCTTATATGGCAAGATATGTTGCAAAGAATATTGTTGCTGCTAAACTGGCACAAAGGTGTGAAGTATCTTTGGCTTACGCCATTGGTCAGTCTGAACCAGAAGCCATAACCGTTAATACATTTGGCACACATCAAATTCAAAATGAATGGATTAATACCATCGTTAGAGAAGTGTTTTCTTTTTCAGTATCGGACATATTAGAAGAACTAAACCTTAGAAAACCTCAATTTATAAAAGCAGCAGCCTATGGACATTTTGGAAAAGAAGATATGAACTTTCAATGGGAGCAATTAGATAAAGTAGAATGTCTACAAGAAAAAGCAAAGCAATACATCAATAAAATATTTGAGAATTAA
- a CDS encoding response regulator transcription factor, producing MYRVLIVDDEQLMREALNIMISKIDGFEVIGAVDNGEEAIQVCKNKAIDIVFMDIMMPGISGIEASKKICFHNPNITIFIVSAYTDFEFAREALKVKVKEYISKPVSFGKIRELLEDYKANNKDNTKPLDSLITLIKEKDFKKIYYDIPSIAETLYEFAEGDEKELKTMCEKMIHGLIEYMDYFSHSKVRVEDFFTTLNVDFKEKNSLVFWLYNVINFAIEQKSVKKYTLLENVFKYINDNIEKDIGLNEIVEECAVSQGYLSRIFKKQLNVSVMEYIHMRKLIRAKAYFTFSDVSIAEVAFQLGYNEGSYFSKVFKKYEKITAYQYKNKYSYKKSNT from the coding sequence ATGTACCGAGTATTGATTGTTGATGATGAACAGTTAATGAGAGAAGCTTTAAACATTATGATATCGAAAATAGATGGTTTTGAAGTTATTGGTGCAGTGGATAATGGTGAAGAGGCGATACAAGTTTGTAAAAATAAAGCCATTGATATTGTTTTTATGGATATTATGATGCCAGGTATATCGGGAATAGAAGCCAGTAAAAAAATATGTTTTCATAATCCTAATATAACGATTTTTATTGTATCAGCGTACACTGATTTTGAATTTGCAAGAGAAGCGTTAAAGGTTAAGGTAAAGGAATACATATCTAAACCGGTTTCTTTTGGAAAGATTAGAGAGTTATTAGAAGATTATAAGGCAAATAATAAAGACAATACAAAACCATTAGATAGTTTGATAACCTTAATAAAAGAAAAAGATTTCAAAAAGATATATTATGACATCCCTTCTATAGCGGAGACATTATATGAGTTTGCTGAAGGAGATGAAAAAGAGTTAAAAACCATGTGTGAAAAAATGATTCATGGCTTAATAGAATATATGGATTATTTTAGTCACTCCAAGGTAAGGGTTGAAGACTTTTTTACAACACTAAACGTAGATTTTAAAGAAAAAAATAGCTTGGTTTTTTGGCTATATAACGTTATAAACTTTGCCATAGAGCAAAAGAGCGTAAAAAAATATACCTTGCTAGAGAATGTTTTTAAATACATTAATGATAATATTGAAAAAGATATTGGGCTGAATGAAATTGTAGAGGAATGTGCGGTAAGCCAAGGTTATTTGAGTCGGATTTTCAAAAAACAATTGAATGTTAGTGTAATGGAATACATTCATATGCGAAAATTAATACGGGCTAAAGCTTACTTTACATTTTCAGATGTTAGCATAGCGGAGGTTGCTTTTCAATTAGGTTATAATGAAGGCAGCTACTTTAGCAAGGTATTTAAAAAATATGAAAAGATCACTGCATATCAGTATAAAAACAAATACAGTTATAAAAAAAGCAACACATAA
- a CDS encoding sensor histidine kinase, with translation MVDFFNSKKEQQENIQEEDNIFNNFNIIRLFGKERLEDIQEKISKATGLAFVTVDYKGEPVTQLTSFTPFCQKIRQRKEAENICMASDAFGGIQAAATQKPYVYFCPCGLLEIAIPIVIRGHYLGGFIGGQIRCLDAPKDICRLENVMQHTEDFKQNKEMKKLYNDILSMEYDKFVSIAELISLIINQLGEKEVSRLMQKDSLNEELKKVNEDKKKLEVENRLKNAELITLRSQMNPYFLFRSLNSISNLAVVEDAYKTNEMITMFAEFLRWNFVNAKKTISILEEVENVERYLKIQKVRLGDKLKYSIDMPDYIKLQKIPSLTIMPFVEKAIFHGIVQKKEKGMVQVVIDYEKDDVVVSVEDDGLGLSDNMLSEIFKPYKNGYEGDSIEASISNTRKRLITLFGSEYDAAIYCSEGKGTKSIIRYPKNFNKRID, from the coding sequence ATGGTAGATTTCTTCAATTCTAAAAAAGAACAGCAAGAAAACATCCAAGAAGAAGATAATATTTTTAATAACTTTAATATTATTCGCCTATTTGGAAAAGAAAGATTAGAGGATATTCAAGAGAAAATATCAAAAGCAACAGGACTAGCATTTGTAACAGTAGACTATAAAGGGGAGCCAGTGACTCAGCTCACTTCATTTACGCCTTTTTGTCAAAAGATAAGGCAAAGAAAAGAAGCTGAAAACATTTGTATGGCTTCAGATGCTTTTGGTGGGATACAAGCAGCGGCTACACAAAAGCCCTATGTGTATTTTTGTCCCTGTGGTTTACTAGAAATTGCCATTCCTATAGTCATTAGAGGACATTATCTTGGTGGATTTATTGGGGGACAAATAAGATGTCTAGATGCACCAAAAGATATTTGTCGTCTTGAAAATGTTATGCAACACACAGAAGACTTTAAACAAAATAAAGAAATGAAAAAGTTATATAACGATATTCTATCAATGGAATATGATAAATTTGTAAGCATAGCAGAGTTGATTTCGTTAATTATTAATCAATTAGGTGAAAAAGAAGTATCACGACTCATGCAAAAGGATTCTTTAAATGAAGAATTAAAAAAAGTTAATGAAGATAAGAAGAAATTAGAAGTAGAAAATCGCTTAAAAAATGCCGAGTTAATCACATTAAGATCTCAAATGAACCCTTACTTCTTATTTAGAAGTCTTAATTCTATTTCTAACTTAGCAGTCGTTGAAGATGCTTATAAAACTAATGAAATGATAACCATGTTTGCAGAATTTTTGAGATGGAATTTTGTGAATGCTAAAAAGACCATTTCTATTTTAGAAGAAGTAGAGAATGTAGAAAGGTATTTAAAAATACAAAAAGTAAGATTAGGCGATAAACTCAAATATTCTATTGATATGCCAGATTATATCAAACTACAAAAAATTCCTTCTTTAACCATTATGCCGTTTGTAGAAAAAGCAATTTTCCATGGGATCGTACAAAAGAAAGAAAAAGGTATGGTACAAGTGGTTATAGACTATGAAAAAGATGATGTGGTAGTCAGTGTAGAAGATGACGGTTTAGGCTTAAGTGACAATATGCTTTCAGAAATTTTCAAGCCCTATAAAAATGGATACGAAGGCGATTCAATTGAAGCAAGTATTTCTAATACTAGAAAAAGGTTAATCACTTTATTTGGTTCAGAATACGATGCAGCAATTTATTGTTCTGAAGGAAAAGGAACAAAAAGCATCATAAGGTACCCAAAAAATTTTAATAAAAGGATCGATTAG